In one window of Chloroflexota bacterium DNA:
- a CDS encoding cbb3-type cytochrome c oxidase subunit I, with protein MDNPVTQRSGLALFFRLGLVRGLIGQIIGTAIGIGIVVVIRLSMGLPFAAEPAAVVGAVVGAIGFVVGVGAVTDWLKWANGDETPEHPEPDPTMPRWTRFFGVSLDHKVIGIQYGVTAIVLLALAGSLALIFRVQLAESSMRFLSPDLYNTMMGLHGMVMIVAMLLGGAAMSNYLVPLMIGAKDMAFPRLNAFAFWLAVPAALVLSSSLFVGGFDTGWVAYPPLSVRAPLGMQMFFVGVYVAGLSSILGGINVIVTTARMRASGMTAFKMPIFVWAALATALIAATATQLIGLSFQMVSFQRLFGMGFFDAAKGGNPILFQHLFWFYSHPAVYVFVLPGLGVISELLPVFARKPLFGYKWVAMSSFGIAIVGYFVWAHHMFTSGMEEYLRVPFMYATLLVAIPTGVKFFSWIATLWEGKIRLTVPMLFTLGAISVFLIGGLSGPPNGTVSTDLHLHDTYWIVGHFHATMFGGFIFPFVAAVYYWFPKMTGRKMNDTIGKIQFWLLTPGFWLQSLGMMRVGLLGMRRRIFTYDPALGLDTTHLAISIAGFMVGLSVLLFIINIVRSVRHGEVAVGNVWESRSLEWQIPSPAPDHNYVGQTIAVVGEPYDYGLPNSTYVAMQTSGAGAPAE; from the coding sequence ATGGACAACCCAGTAACTCAACGTAGCGGGCTTGCGCTCTTTTTCCGCTTAGGTCTCGTGCGCGGTTTGATCGGTCAGATCATCGGCACCGCCATCGGGATTGGCATCGTAGTGGTAATTCGTTTGTCGATGGGCTTGCCCTTTGCGGCGGAACCGGCGGCGGTCGTCGGCGCGGTCGTCGGCGCGATCGGTTTCGTCGTCGGCGTGGGCGCGGTGACCGATTGGCTCAAGTGGGCGAACGGCGATGAGACGCCCGAACATCCCGAACCCGATCCGACGATGCCGCGTTGGACGCGCTTTTTCGGCGTATCGCTCGATCACAAAGTGATTGGCATTCAGTACGGCGTCACCGCGATTGTGTTGTTGGCGCTCGCCGGATCGCTCGCGCTAATCTTTCGTGTTCAGCTCGCCGAATCGAGTATGCGGTTTTTGTCGCCCGATTTGTACAACACGATGATGGGCTTGCACGGCATGGTGATGATCGTCGCCATGTTGCTCGGCGGCGCGGCGATGTCGAACTATCTCGTGCCGTTGATGATCGGCGCGAAGGACATGGCGTTTCCGCGCTTGAACGCGTTCGCGTTCTGGTTGGCAGTGCCCGCCGCGCTCGTTTTGTCGAGTTCGCTGTTCGTCGGCGGGTTCGATACGGGCTGGGTCGCGTATCCGCCGCTCTCGGTGCGCGCGCCGCTGGGGATGCAAATGTTTTTTGTCGGCGTCTATGTCGCCGGGCTATCCTCGATCCTGGGCGGAATCAATGTGATCGTGACGACCGCACGAATGCGCGCGTCCGGGATGACGGCATTCAAGATGCCGATTTTCGTGTGGGCGGCGCTCGCCACCGCGTTGATCGCGGCGACCGCGACGCAGTTGATCGGTTTGTCGTTCCAGATGGTCAGTTTCCAACGTCTCTTTGGGATGGGCTTTTTCGACGCCGCCAAAGGCGGCAACCCGATTCTGTTCCAGCATCTTTTCTGGTTCTACTCGCACCCCGCCGTGTACGTGTTTGTGCTCCCTGGCTTGGGCGTCATCAGCGAATTGTTGCCGGTCTTTGCGCGCAAGCCGCTGTTCGGTTACAAGTGGGTGGCGATGTCGTCCTTCGGTATCGCGATTGTCGGGTACTTTGTGTGGGCGCATCACATGTTTACTTCCGGCATGGAAGAATATCTGCGCGTGCCGTTTATGTACGCGACCTTGCTCGTCGCGATACCGACCGGCGTGAAATTCTTTTCCTGGATCGCGACGTTGTGGGAAGGCAAGATCCGCCTGACCGTACCGATGCTGTTCACACTCGGCGCGATTTCCGTCTTCTTGATCGGCGGGTTGAGCGGACCGCCGAACGGCACGGTCTCGACCGACTTGCACTTGCACGACACGTACTGGATCGTCGGGCACTTTCACGCGACGATGTTTGGCGGATTCATCTTTCCGTTCGTCGCGGCGGTATACTACTGGTTCCCCAAGATGACCGGTCGCAAGATGAACGACACGATCGGCAAGATTCAGTTTTGGTTGCTCACGCCGGGATTCTGGCTGCAATCGCTCGGCATGATGCGCGTCGGCTTGCTCGGCATGCGCCGCCGCATCTTTACCTACGATCCCGCGCTCGGACTCGACACGACGCACCTCGCGATCTCGATTGCCGGGTTCATGGTCGGTTTATCCGTGTTGCTGTTCATCATCAACATCGTACGGAGTGTGCGGCACGGCGAGGTCGCGGTCGGCAATGTGTGGGAATCGCGTTCGCTCGAATGGCAAATTCCGTCGCCCGCGCCCGATCACAATTACGTGGGACAAACGATCGCGGTCGTCGGCGAGCCGTACGATTACGGTCTCCCGAACTCGACGTACGTCGCGATGCAAACAAGCGGCGCGGGTGCGCCGGCTGAATAA